A region from the Bombyx mori chromosome 15, ASM3026992v2 genome encodes:
- the LOC105842955 gene encoding uncharacterized protein LOC105842955 produces MEFLWRQTFFCICINVIISDVLVNGQSSPAGASFAPPISVLSGAGLPPSFTPQQIQSKEYAKPVSDLLNTVLRGTASNGVCPEYMPFRLIPSGLQKQKESVGPLHQPNNPFYLNDQYFLPQDERVQFNHVPPSNSIQPYPIASSSVVVPSPSIAPLTTYTTPLLPQYPIASQHQETPTTMSYPPGTYFNPSDNHFVDSYTGYTMPLNLLNFSIPEKSSDLFYLPKLYLKPLEYVSPPLYSEPCFQPPSGLQNDPNYIYNTGNFQLDPPKVPETVPYEYYQQSYPLPINNFSPDPFPEYYNLAPQTYIQYEKSFEEHYPNYKLTSLPPVIPLQQFNTKCLPTSTVCSSNTPYLTPYENLPPSPIHLQITLPPSPAPVIAILGPSPTYPESPPKSFHPPNGYFGMPYPIIIDSKEPGWKDWFRAIIVYILLSRN; encoded by the exons ATGGAGTTTCTATGGAGACAGACATTCTTTTGCATTtgtattaatgtaattattagt GATGTACTCGTGAATGGTCAAAGTTCTCCAGCAGGTGCCAGCTTCGCACCACCTATTTCAGTGCTCTCTGGAGCGGGGCTACCACCGAGTTTCACACCTCAACAAATTCAAAGCAAAGAATACGCTAAGCCAGTTTCGGATCTCCTCAACACAGTTTTACGTGGAACGGCTTCTAACGGAGTATGTCCCGAATACATGCCGTTCCGGTTAATACCATCgggattacaaaaacaaaaagaaagtgTTGGGCCACTACATCAACCAAATAATCCCTTCTATTTAAACGATCAATATTTTCTCCCTCAAGATGAACGTGTACAATTTAATCACGTTCCACCTTCGAATTCGATCCAACCCTATCCTATTGCATCTTCGTCCGTAGTTGTGCCTTCTCCGTCAATAGCACCATTAACTACTTATACAACTCCATTATTACCCCAGTATCCTATTGCGTCCCAACACCAAGAAACACCAACGACAATGTCATATCCTCCCGGAACTTATTTCAATCCTTCTGATAATCATTTTGTCGATTCCTATACCGGATATACAATGCCTCTTAATTTGCTAAATTTTAGCATTCCCGAAAAAAGTTCGGATCTGTTTTATTTGCCGAAACTATATTTAAAACCTTTAGAATACGTTTCACCTCCCTTATATTCTGAGCCATGTTTTCAACCTCCTAGCGGATTACAAAATGATCCAAACTATATTTATAATACGGGAAATTTTCAGTTGGATCCTCCAAAGGTTCCTGAAACAGTACCGTATGAATATTACCAGCAATCTTATCCTCTacctataaataatttttcaccGGATCCATTCCCTGAATACTATAATTTAGCACCACAAACTTACATTCAATATGAAAAATCTTTTGAAGAACATTATCCAAATTATAAATTGACATCTCTCCCTCCAGTTATTCCTCTACAGCAATTCAATACAAAATGCTTACCGACATCTACTGTGTGTTCAAGTAACACACCTTATCTCACACCGTACGAGAATCTACCGCCGTCTCCTATACATTTGCAAATTACTTTACCTCCTTCACCAGCTCCTGTGATTGCAATATTAGGTCCTAGCCCGACATACCCAGAATCTCCACCCAAGTCTTTTCATCCTCCAAATGGTTATTTCGGGATGCCCTATCCAATTATAATAGACAGTAAGGAGCCAGGCTGGAAGGATTGGTTTCGTGCAATAATCGTGTATATTTTACTCAGTAGAAACTAG